In a genomic window of Streptomyces sp. BHT-5-2:
- a CDS encoding sugar ABC transporter ATP-binding protein produces MPDTPDSSPPAPHGPEPLVRIRGLGKRFGGTLALDDVDLDIRSGSVLALLGPNGAGKSTLIKILAGVQHADRGEVTVAGHPLGTEAAARAMSFIHQDLGLVEWMTVAENIALGTGYTRRAGLISWRRTRERCTEALGVIAAHLDPRTLVADLPRAERSLVALARALSTRARVIVLDEPTASLPAADCARLFDVLHALRDQGHAIVHVTHRLDEVYQVADAFAVLRDGRLVRHGPLAGHHPARLVRDIVGHEPGRRRFAPATGRTVLSLDRVRTFDTAPVGLELHAGEILGMVGLTGAGHLELGRALAGAGHLVGGRVLLDGRPYRPGSVAAAVGAGVGFVSSNRQEEGCAPELTVRENLLANPRARGHPALRWTVPRRERAEADALLTRFAVHPRDSEAPISTLSGGNQQKVMIGRWLGTHRRLLILEEPTAGVDIGAKTALYDLLREALADGLAVLLLSTDFEEVTDVCHRALVFVRGAMTAELRGTALTVGALTRASSAMPALTGTTGP; encoded by the coding sequence GTGCCCGACACTCCCGACAGCAGCCCTCCCGCTCCCCACGGCCCGGAGCCGCTGGTCCGCATCCGCGGCCTTGGCAAGCGGTTCGGCGGCACCCTCGCGCTGGACGACGTCGACCTCGACATCCGCTCCGGCAGCGTCCTCGCCCTGCTCGGTCCCAACGGCGCGGGAAAGTCCACCCTCATCAAGATCCTGGCCGGTGTCCAGCACGCGGACCGGGGCGAGGTGACGGTCGCCGGCCATCCGCTCGGCACCGAAGCGGCCGCCCGCGCCATGTCGTTCATCCACCAGGACCTGGGACTGGTCGAGTGGATGACGGTCGCCGAGAACATCGCGCTGGGCACCGGCTACACCCGCCGCGCCGGACTGATCTCCTGGCGGAGGACCCGTGAGCGCTGCACCGAGGCGCTCGGCGTCATCGCCGCCCATCTCGACCCGCGCACCCTCGTCGCCGACCTCCCGCGCGCCGAACGTTCCCTGGTCGCGCTCGCCCGGGCGCTGTCCACCCGGGCCCGGGTCATCGTCCTCGACGAACCGACGGCCAGTCTCCCGGCGGCGGACTGCGCCCGGCTCTTCGACGTCCTGCACGCTCTGCGCGACCAGGGGCACGCCATCGTCCACGTCACCCATCGGCTCGACGAGGTGTACCAGGTGGCCGACGCCTTCGCCGTGCTGCGCGACGGCCGCCTGGTCCGCCACGGCCCGCTCGCCGGCCACCATCCGGCCCGGCTCGTGCGCGACATCGTGGGCCACGAACCCGGCCGCCGCCGCTTCGCCCCGGCCACGGGCCGCACCGTCCTGAGCCTGGACCGGGTACGGACCTTCGACACCGCACCGGTCGGCCTGGAGCTGCACGCCGGCGAGATCCTCGGCATGGTGGGACTCACCGGCGCCGGACACCTGGAACTGGGCCGCGCCCTCGCCGGCGCCGGGCACCTCGTCGGCGGACGGGTCCTGCTCGACGGACGCCCCTACCGACCTGGCTCGGTCGCGGCCGCGGTCGGCGCCGGGGTCGGCTTCGTCAGCAGCAACCGCCAAGAAGAGGGCTGCGCCCCCGAGTTGACCGTGCGGGAGAACCTCCTGGCCAACCCACGGGCGAGGGGCCACCCGGCGCTCCGCTGGACCGTCCCGCGGCGCGAACGGGCCGAGGCCGACGCCCTGTTGACCCGGTTCGCCGTGCACCCCCGGGACAGCGAGGCGCCGATCTCCACCCTGTCCGGGGGGAACCAGCAGAAGGTCATGATCGGCCGGTGGCTCGGGACGCACCGCAGGCTGCTGATCCTCGAAGAACCGACCGCCGGGGTCGACATCGGCGCCAAGACGGCGCTCTACGACCTGCTCCGGGAGGCGCTGGCCGACGGTCTCGCCGTCCTGCTGCTGTCCACCGACTTCGAGGAGGTCACCGACGTGTGCCATCGGGCCCTGGTGTTCGTCCGCGGGGCGATGACGGCGGAGCTGCGCGGTACCGCACTCACCGTCGGCGCGCTGACCCGGGCCTCCTCGGCCATGCCGGCGCTCACCGGGACCACGGGCCCGTGA
- a CDS encoding ABC transporter permease, whose amino-acid sequence MTRSARRPPGRRFGHLLGAYGLLALAVLLFLAFSLALPDTYPTLDNISAVLSNQSIPALLALGATLPIVTGKFDLSLGYGLGLAHVTTMQLIAVEGRPWPLACLVVVLGGAVVGAFNGVVVEFARINSFIATLGTGSILYAVTGRITGGARIVPGPQGLPAAFTDLYDSRFLGLPVSAYYVLILTALLWLLLERLPLGRYLYVIGSNPRAAELVGIPARRHVVHAFVGSGLVVGIAGVLLAAQQRIGNPSVGLDYLLPAFVGALLGSTTIRPGRANAPGTLVAVVVLAIGLAGIEQLGAQFWVIPLFNGATLLLAVGLAGYTARRQARQRRKGPPRTLSDLPKVTS is encoded by the coding sequence GTGACCCGCTCGGCCCGTCGCCCGCCGGGCCGCCGGTTCGGGCATCTCCTCGGCGCCTACGGCCTCCTGGCCCTGGCCGTCCTGCTGTTCCTGGCGTTCTCCCTCGCCCTGCCGGACACCTATCCGACCCTGGACAACATCTCCGCGGTGCTGTCCAACCAGTCGATCCCCGCCCTGCTCGCGCTCGGCGCCACGCTCCCCATCGTCACCGGCAAGTTCGACCTCTCCCTCGGCTACGGCCTCGGCCTGGCGCATGTGACGACGATGCAGCTCATCGCCGTCGAAGGCCGGCCCTGGCCGCTCGCCTGCCTGGTGGTGGTGCTCGGCGGGGCGGTCGTCGGCGCCTTCAACGGTGTGGTCGTGGAGTTCGCGAGGATCAACTCCTTCATCGCCACCCTCGGCACCGGCAGCATCCTCTACGCCGTCACCGGCCGGATCACCGGCGGGGCGCGGATCGTGCCCGGTCCACAGGGCCTGCCGGCCGCCTTCACCGACCTGTACGACTCCAGATTCCTGGGGCTGCCGGTGTCCGCCTACTACGTCCTGATCCTCACCGCCCTGCTGTGGCTGCTGCTGGAACGGCTGCCCCTGGGCCGATACTTGTACGTCATCGGCTCCAACCCGCGCGCCGCCGAACTGGTCGGCATCCCCGCCCGGCGCCATGTCGTCCACGCCTTCGTCGGCTCGGGACTGGTCGTCGGCATCGCCGGTGTGCTGCTCGCCGCACAGCAGCGCATCGGCAACCCCAGCGTCGGACTGGACTATCTGCTGCCCGCCTTCGTCGGTGCACTGCTCGGCTCCACCACGATCAGACCGGGCCGGGCCAACGCGCCGGGCACACTGGTCGCCGTCGTCGTGCTGGCCATCGGGCTGGCCGGCATCGAGCAGTTGGGCGCCCAGTTCTGGGTGATCCCGCTGTTCAACGGTGCCACGCTGCTGCTCGCCGTCGGCCTGGCCGGCTACACCGCCCGCCGGCAGGCGCGGCAACGGCGGAAGGGACCTCCGCGGACACTCTCCGACCTGCCGAAG